In the genome of Apodemus sylvaticus chromosome 2, mApoSyl1.1, whole genome shotgun sequence, one region contains:
- the Zxdc gene encoding zinc finger protein ZXDC isoform X1, whose amino-acid sequence MPGRAGPLFSRGCGSDASAGPKMDLPAVLAAPATRGDQHGGGPSRLRRGAGTSLGAGPGRRRLLLLRGPEDGGPGPRQEEAPGPSPPPPEDGGDSFVVLLEVPRAADTHGQEEAEPDSGASPTEQVPAASPGAALAGTVTIHNQDLLVRFDRGVFTLAAAPAPAAPGLHPATTPGLEPSSAAASRRGPVAASAGSPAYRCPEPQCALSFAKKHQLKVHLLTHGSLQGRRPFKCPLDGCGWAFTTSYKLKRHLQSHDKLRPFSCPVGGCGKKFTTVYNLKAHMKGHEQESLFKCEVCAERFPTHAKLNSHQRSHFEPERPYKCDFPGCEKTFITVSALFSHNRAHFREQELFSCSFPGCNKQYDKACRLKIHLRSHTGERPFVCDSDSCGWTFTSMSKLLRHKRKHDDDRRFTCPVEGCGKSFTRAEHLKGHSITHLGTKPFECPVEGCCARFSARSSLYIHSKKHLQDVGTPKSRCPVSSCNRLFTSKHSMKAHMVRQHSRRQDLVPQLEAPSSLTPSSELSSPGQSELTNIDLAALFSDTPANSSSSTAGSDEALNSGILTIDVTSVSSSLGGNLPTNNNSLGPMDPLVLVAHSDMPPSLDSPLVLGTSATVLQPGSFSADDSQAMSTGAVGCLVALPVRNLSQDSPALTPSSNLTAPGTTPTSSDSIQETGSVPDLLVPIKVEQDLSPVPDVVQGQTESHGPSQSVLSSSAERPGAQKDSELSAGTGSLYLESGGSARTDYRAIQLVKKKKQKGTGSHEGASDSAHRKIKGGMVNPLHGHSGRHSCFCGSSMVPSGGLPMPAPAAGLQCVQIPVLQPVSLHLCKPLPLLGLTYQDDPSGEGGLPLALSPQRSAFHPYFTVDLPVYVLQEVLPAPGGLAGLETAQVPGSTINLRDLQ is encoded by the exons ATGCCTGGCAGGGCTGGGCCGCTCTTCTCCCGTGGCTGCGGTTCGGACGCCTCAGCTGGGCCTAAGATGGACCTCCCGGCGGTGCTCGCCGCCCCGGCCACGCGCGGAGATCAACATGGCGGTGGCCCAAGCCGACTTCGCCGCGGTGCGGGGACGTCCCTCGGTGCTGGTCCCGGACGCCGCCGCCTGCTGCTGCTGAGGGGCCCGGAAGATGGCGGGCCCGGACCGCGTCAAGAGGAGGCCCCGGGGCCCAGCCCGCCGCCCCCGGAGGACGGCGGCGACTCCTTCGTGGTACTGCTGGAAGTGCCGCGCGCGGCCGACACCCATGGACAGGAGGAGGCCGAGCCCGACTCGGGCGCGAGCCCCACGGAACAGGTCCCGGCCGCCTCCCCCGGCGCAGCTCTGGCAGGCACCGTCACCATCCACAACCAGGACCTCCTGGTGCGCTTCGACCGCGGCGTCTTCACGCTGGCCGCCGCGCCCGCGCCAGCCGCCCCGGGCCTGCATCCCGCGACCACCCCGGGCCTGGAACCCTCGAGCGCTGCTGCGTCCCGCCGCGGGCCGGTGGCCGCCAGCGCTGGCTCTCCGGCCTACCGCTGTCCGGAGCCGCAGTGCGCGCTGAGCTTCGCCAAGAAGCACCAGTTGAAGGTGCACCTGCTGACGCACGGCAGCCTCCAGGGCCGGCGGCCCTTCAAGTGCCCGCTGGATGGCTGCGGCTGGGCCTTCACCACCTCCTACAAGCTCAAACGGCACCTGCAGTCGCATGACAAGCTGCGTCCCTTTAGCTGCCCGGTGGGCGGCTGCGGCAAGAAGTTCACCACAGTCTACAACCTCAAGGCGCACATGAAGGGCCACGAGCAGGAGAGCTTGTTCAAGTGCGAGGTGTGCGCCGAGCGCTTCCCCACGCACGCCAAGCTCAACTCCCACCAGCGCAGCCACTTCGAGCCCGAGCGGCCCTACAAGTGTGATTTCCCCG GCTGTGAGAAGACGTTCATCACAGTGAGTGCCCTGTTTTCCCATAATCGAGCCCACTTCAGGGAACAAGAGCTGTTTTCCTGCTCCTTTCCTGGATGCAATAAACAATATGACAAAGCCTGCCGACTGAAAATTCACCTGCGAAGTCACACAG GTGAAAGACCATTTGTTTGTGACTCAGACAGTTGTGGCTGGACCTTCACCAGTATGTCCAAACTTCTAAGACACAAAAG gAAACATGATGATGACCGGAGGTTCACTTGCCCTGTTGAAGGCTGTGGCAAGTCATTCACTAGAGCAGAGCATCTGAAGGGCCACAGTATCACCCACCTGGGAACAAAGCCATTCGAATGCCCTGTGGAAG GGTGCTGTGCCAGGTTCTCAGCTCGCAGCAGTCTGTACATTCATTCTAAGAAACATCTGCAGGACGTGGGTACCCCGAAAAGCCGCTGCCCAGTGTCCAGCTGCAACCGACTCTTCACCTCCAAGCATAGCATGAAGGCGCACATGGTGCGGCAGCACAGCCGGCGCCAAG ATCTTGTACCTCAGCTGGAAGCTCCAAGCTCTCTCACACCCAGCAGTGAACTGAGTAGCCCAGGCCAAAGTGAGCTCACCAACATAGATTTAGCAGCACTTTTCTCTGACACACCTGCTAATAGCAGCAGTTCAACAGCTGGGTCGGATGAAGCACTGAACTCTGGGATCCTCACCATTGATGTCACTTCTGTGAGCTCTTCTCTGGGAGGAAATCTCCCTACTAATAATAACTCCTTAGGGCCAATGGACCCCCTCGTTCTAGTGGCCCACAGTGATATGCCTCCAAGTTTGGACAGTCCTCTTGTTCTTGGGACATCTGCCACAGTTCTCCAACCAGGCAGCTTCAGTGCAGATGATTCACAGGCCATGAGCACAGGAGCAGTAGGCTGCCTGGTGGCTCTGCCTGTGAGGAACTTGAGTCAAGACTCTCCAGCTTTGACCCCCAGCAGTAACTTGACAGCACCTGGGACCACACCAACTTCTTCAGACAGCATCCAAGAAACTGGCAGTGTTCCAGATCTGCTGGTTCCAATAAAGGTGGAACAAGACTTGTCTCCTGTCCCAGATGTGGTCCAGGGGCAGACAGAAAGCCATGGGCCATCCCAGTCTGTGCTGTCCAGCTCTGCAGAGAGGCCAGGGGCTCAGAAGGACTCAGAGCTCAGTGCTGGCACAGGCAGTCTCTACTTG GAAAGTGGGGGCTCAGCAAGAACTGATTACCGAGCCATTCAACTAGtcaagaaaaaaaagcagaaaggaacTGGGAGCCATGAAG GAGCCTCTGACTCTgctcacagaaaaataaaaggtggCATGGTCAACCCTCTTCATGGCCACTCAGGCCGGCACAGTTGTTTTTGTGGAAGTTCCATGGTTCCCAGTGGAGGTCTACCAATGCCAGCCCCTGCAGCTGGGCTGCAGTGTGTCCAGATCCCTGTTCTGCAG ccTGTCTCACTGCATCTGTGCAAGCCCTTGCCTTTGTTAGGACTGACGTATCAG GATGACCCCTCAGGTGAAGGAGGCTTACCACTGGCCCTCAGCCCACAGCGCT
- the Zxdc gene encoding zinc finger protein ZXDC isoform X2 translates to MPGRAGPLFSRGCGSDASAGPKMDLPAVLAAPATRGDQHGGGPSRLRRGAGTSLGAGPGRRRLLLLRGPEDGGPGPRQEEAPGPSPPPPEDGGDSFVVLLEVPRAADTHGQEEAEPDSGASPTEQVPAASPGAALAGTVTIHNQDLLVRFDRGVFTLAAAPAPAAPGLHPATTPGLEPSSAAASRRGPVAASAGSPAYRCPEPQCALSFAKKHQLKVHLLTHGSLQGRRPFKCPLDGCGWAFTTSYKLKRHLQSHDKLRPFSCPVGGCGKKFTTVYNLKAHMKGHEQESLFKCEVCAERFPTHAKLNSHQRSHFEPERPYKCDFPGCEKTFITVSALFSHNRAHFREQELFSCSFPGCNKQYDKACRLKIHLRSHTGERPFVCDSDSCGWTFTSMSKLLRHKRKHDDDRRFTCPVEGCGKSFTRAEHLKGHSITHLGTKPFECPVEGCCARFSARSSLYIHSKKHLQDVGTPKSRCPVSSCNRLFTSKHSMKAHMVRQHSRRQDLVPQLEAPSSLTPSSELSSPGQSELTNIDLAALFSDTPANSSSSTAGSDEALNSGILTIDVTSVSSSLGGNLPTNNNSLGPMDPLVLVAHSDMPPSLDSPLVLGTSATVLQPGSFSADDSQAMSTGAVGCLVALPVRNLSQDSPALTPSSNLTAPGTTPTSSDSIQETGSVPDLLVPIKVEQDLSPVPDVVQGQTESHGPSQSVLSSSAERPGAQKDSELSAGTGSLYLESGGSARTDYRAIQLVKKKKQKGTGSHEGASDSAHRKIKGGMVNPLHGHSGRHSCFCGSSMVPSGGLPMPAPAAGLQCVQIPVLQDDPSGEGGLPLALSPQRSAFHPYFTVDLPVYVLQEVLPAPGGLAGLETAQVPGSTINLRDLQ, encoded by the exons ATGCCTGGCAGGGCTGGGCCGCTCTTCTCCCGTGGCTGCGGTTCGGACGCCTCAGCTGGGCCTAAGATGGACCTCCCGGCGGTGCTCGCCGCCCCGGCCACGCGCGGAGATCAACATGGCGGTGGCCCAAGCCGACTTCGCCGCGGTGCGGGGACGTCCCTCGGTGCTGGTCCCGGACGCCGCCGCCTGCTGCTGCTGAGGGGCCCGGAAGATGGCGGGCCCGGACCGCGTCAAGAGGAGGCCCCGGGGCCCAGCCCGCCGCCCCCGGAGGACGGCGGCGACTCCTTCGTGGTACTGCTGGAAGTGCCGCGCGCGGCCGACACCCATGGACAGGAGGAGGCCGAGCCCGACTCGGGCGCGAGCCCCACGGAACAGGTCCCGGCCGCCTCCCCCGGCGCAGCTCTGGCAGGCACCGTCACCATCCACAACCAGGACCTCCTGGTGCGCTTCGACCGCGGCGTCTTCACGCTGGCCGCCGCGCCCGCGCCAGCCGCCCCGGGCCTGCATCCCGCGACCACCCCGGGCCTGGAACCCTCGAGCGCTGCTGCGTCCCGCCGCGGGCCGGTGGCCGCCAGCGCTGGCTCTCCGGCCTACCGCTGTCCGGAGCCGCAGTGCGCGCTGAGCTTCGCCAAGAAGCACCAGTTGAAGGTGCACCTGCTGACGCACGGCAGCCTCCAGGGCCGGCGGCCCTTCAAGTGCCCGCTGGATGGCTGCGGCTGGGCCTTCACCACCTCCTACAAGCTCAAACGGCACCTGCAGTCGCATGACAAGCTGCGTCCCTTTAGCTGCCCGGTGGGCGGCTGCGGCAAGAAGTTCACCACAGTCTACAACCTCAAGGCGCACATGAAGGGCCACGAGCAGGAGAGCTTGTTCAAGTGCGAGGTGTGCGCCGAGCGCTTCCCCACGCACGCCAAGCTCAACTCCCACCAGCGCAGCCACTTCGAGCCCGAGCGGCCCTACAAGTGTGATTTCCCCG GCTGTGAGAAGACGTTCATCACAGTGAGTGCCCTGTTTTCCCATAATCGAGCCCACTTCAGGGAACAAGAGCTGTTTTCCTGCTCCTTTCCTGGATGCAATAAACAATATGACAAAGCCTGCCGACTGAAAATTCACCTGCGAAGTCACACAG GTGAAAGACCATTTGTTTGTGACTCAGACAGTTGTGGCTGGACCTTCACCAGTATGTCCAAACTTCTAAGACACAAAAG gAAACATGATGATGACCGGAGGTTCACTTGCCCTGTTGAAGGCTGTGGCAAGTCATTCACTAGAGCAGAGCATCTGAAGGGCCACAGTATCACCCACCTGGGAACAAAGCCATTCGAATGCCCTGTGGAAG GGTGCTGTGCCAGGTTCTCAGCTCGCAGCAGTCTGTACATTCATTCTAAGAAACATCTGCAGGACGTGGGTACCCCGAAAAGCCGCTGCCCAGTGTCCAGCTGCAACCGACTCTTCACCTCCAAGCATAGCATGAAGGCGCACATGGTGCGGCAGCACAGCCGGCGCCAAG ATCTTGTACCTCAGCTGGAAGCTCCAAGCTCTCTCACACCCAGCAGTGAACTGAGTAGCCCAGGCCAAAGTGAGCTCACCAACATAGATTTAGCAGCACTTTTCTCTGACACACCTGCTAATAGCAGCAGTTCAACAGCTGGGTCGGATGAAGCACTGAACTCTGGGATCCTCACCATTGATGTCACTTCTGTGAGCTCTTCTCTGGGAGGAAATCTCCCTACTAATAATAACTCCTTAGGGCCAATGGACCCCCTCGTTCTAGTGGCCCACAGTGATATGCCTCCAAGTTTGGACAGTCCTCTTGTTCTTGGGACATCTGCCACAGTTCTCCAACCAGGCAGCTTCAGTGCAGATGATTCACAGGCCATGAGCACAGGAGCAGTAGGCTGCCTGGTGGCTCTGCCTGTGAGGAACTTGAGTCAAGACTCTCCAGCTTTGACCCCCAGCAGTAACTTGACAGCACCTGGGACCACACCAACTTCTTCAGACAGCATCCAAGAAACTGGCAGTGTTCCAGATCTGCTGGTTCCAATAAAGGTGGAACAAGACTTGTCTCCTGTCCCAGATGTGGTCCAGGGGCAGACAGAAAGCCATGGGCCATCCCAGTCTGTGCTGTCCAGCTCTGCAGAGAGGCCAGGGGCTCAGAAGGACTCAGAGCTCAGTGCTGGCACAGGCAGTCTCTACTTG GAAAGTGGGGGCTCAGCAAGAACTGATTACCGAGCCATTCAACTAGtcaagaaaaaaaagcagaaaggaacTGGGAGCCATGAAG GAGCCTCTGACTCTgctcacagaaaaataaaaggtggCATGGTCAACCCTCTTCATGGCCACTCAGGCCGGCACAGTTGTTTTTGTGGAAGTTCCATGGTTCCCAGTGGAGGTCTACCAATGCCAGCCCCTGCAGCTGGGCTGCAGTGTGTCCAGATCCCTGTTCTGCAG GATGACCCCTCAGGTGAAGGAGGCTTACCACTGGCCCTCAGCCCACAGCGCT